One stretch of Dokdonia sp. Hel_I_53 DNA includes these proteins:
- a CDS encoding M24 family metallopeptidase, translating to MKFILVIACIPFYLLNSQVLPERQRAQVVDSILEDRFNNLLPILMDRSDIDMWVVISREYNEDPVLKTMLPSTWLNARRRTILVFYRDQEAGTIEKLAVARYNVGKSILSAWDKEKQPDQWQALLNIIENRNPKKIGLNFSKNYGLADGIVRTDYNEFIERLSDKQKEKIVSAEKLAVGWLETRTALEVKYFEQLVDITHQIIEDAFSSKVVTPGITTTDDVVWYLRQRVTDMGLETWFHPTVDIQRSNEQLESHIVSFSNRPEGKIIQKGDLLHCDFGITYLRLNTDCQQHAYVLKEGESEIPDFLEAAFKKGNRVQDILTSNFKTGNTGNEILLKSLKEGRSEGLVPSIYTHPLGLYGHAAGSTIGMWDSQDGVPGTGDYPLFENTAYAIELNTTVNIPEWKKDIRIMLEEAGFWGEQGFRYVSGRQEKIRIIE from the coding sequence ATGAAATTCATTTTAGTCATTGCCTGTATTCCATTTTATCTACTAAATAGCCAAGTCCTACCAGAAAGACAACGTGCTCAAGTGGTAGATTCCATTCTTGAAGACCGTTTTAATAACCTTCTCCCAATCCTTATGGATAGATCAGATATAGATATGTGGGTGGTGATCTCCAGAGAGTATAATGAGGATCCTGTATTAAAAACAATGTTACCATCTACTTGGCTTAATGCTCGTAGAAGAACCATCCTTGTTTTTTACAGAGATCAAGAAGCTGGCACTATTGAAAAGCTTGCAGTTGCTAGATACAATGTAGGTAAAAGTATACTTTCAGCTTGGGATAAAGAGAAGCAGCCAGACCAATGGCAGGCTCTTTTAAATATTATAGAAAATCGGAACCCTAAAAAAATTGGCCTTAACTTTTCTAAAAATTACGGTCTTGCAGACGGGATTGTTCGTACAGATTATAATGAGTTTATAGAAAGGCTATCAGATAAGCAAAAGGAAAAAATAGTATCTGCAGAGAAACTGGCTGTGGGTTGGCTAGAAACTCGCACAGCCTTAGAAGTTAAATATTTTGAGCAATTAGTAGATATTACTCATCAAATCATAGAAGATGCTTTTAGTAGTAAAGTGGTCACTCCAGGTATTACGACAACAGATGATGTAGTTTGGTATCTCCGACAGCGTGTAACAGATATGGGGCTAGAAACATGGTTTCACCCAACAGTAGATATACAAAGATCAAACGAGCAACTAGAAAGCCACATAGTATCTTTTTCAAACAGACCAGAAGGTAAGATTATCCAAAAAGGTGATTTACTTCATTGCGATTTTGGAATTACCTACTTGCGCCTTAATACAGATTGCCAGCAACACGCGTATGTATTAAAAGAAGGCGAGTCTGAGATTCCAGATTTTTTAGAGGCGGCATTTAAAAAAGGAAATCGTGTACAAGATATTTTAACGAGTAATTTTAAGACAGGGAACACAGGGAATGAGATCTTACTAAAATCTCTTAAAGAAGGTCGCTCAGAAGGATTAGTACCTTCTATTTACACGCACCCTCTTGGATTGTATGGGCATGCAGCAGGGTCCACTATTGGGATGTGGGATTCACAAGATGGTGTTCCTGGAACAGGAGATTATCCACTCTTTGAGAATACTGCTTATGCGATAGAATTAAATACTACTGTTAATATTCCAGAATGGAAAAAAGACATCCGGATTATGCTGGAAGAAGCTGGTTTTTGGGGTGAGCAAGGCTTTAGGTATGTTTCAGGTAGACAAGAAAAAATAAGAATTATAGAATAG
- a CDS encoding aminotransferase class IV: MVNNNGTLSDETDVSLEPYNRGFLYGDGVFETIKAVNSKLLFWEDHYFRLMAAMRILRMEIPMEFTPEYLEDELKKTLEASGFKDKSCRLRITVYRKGGGTYMPEENGVGFFAFAKAHKSPFYTISDEPYEVELYKDHYINADLLSTLKTTNKLIHVTGSIWAKENGYANCLLVNNHKNITEALQGNLFLVKGNIIKTPPLSDGCLRGIIRKQIIAIINLLPDYTLVEESISPFELQKADELFITNTIIGIQPITKYRKKSYTNQVASELLKKLNVKVRLA; the protein is encoded by the coding sequence ATGGTAAACAATAACGGAACATTAAGTGACGAGACAGATGTAAGCTTAGAACCCTATAATAGAGGATTTTTATACGGTGATGGTGTTTTTGAAACCATTAAGGCGGTAAATAGTAAACTATTATTTTGGGAGGATCATTATTTTAGATTAATGGCTGCTATGCGCATTCTTCGCATGGAGATTCCTATGGAGTTTACTCCAGAATATTTAGAAGATGAGTTAAAAAAAACGCTTGAGGCTTCGGGCTTTAAAGATAAATCGTGTCGTTTAAGAATTACTGTGTATCGTAAAGGGGGAGGTACTTATATGCCAGAAGAGAATGGTGTAGGTTTTTTTGCTTTCGCAAAAGCGCATAAAAGCCCATTTTATACCATTAGTGATGAGCCATATGAAGTAGAGCTTTATAAAGATCATTACATAAACGCAGATCTGTTGTCAACATTAAAAACAACAAACAAACTCATACACGTTACAGGAAGTATTTGGGCAAAAGAAAATGGTTATGCTAATTGCTTATTGGTTAACAATCATAAAAATATAACAGAGGCATTACAAGGAAATCTGTTTCTGGTAAAAGGAAATATAATTAAAACACCGCCACTATCTGACGGATGTCTACGAGGAATTATTAGAAAACAGATCATTGCAATCATTAACCTTTTACCTGACTATACTTTGGTAGAAGAAAGTATTTCACCATTTGAGCTTCAAAAAGCAGATGAGCTTTTTATTACTAATACGATTATAGGAATACAGCCTATCACAAAGTATAGAAAGAAATCTTATACAAATCAAGTAGCAAGTGAATTGCTTAAAAAGCTTAATGTCAAGGTAAGGTTAGCTTAG
- a CDS encoding rhodanese-like domain-containing protein, which yields MVDLTVNEWKEKVANDPNAIIVDVRTDEEIEEGMIENAQQIDIYGGQEFLDGIKSLEKSKNIYVYCRSGKRSVQACMLMEQEGFENTYNLLGGYMEWEKNA from the coding sequence ATGGTAGATTTAACAGTAAACGAGTGGAAAGAAAAAGTTGCAAACGATCCAAATGCAATTATTGTGGATGTGCGCACAGATGAGGAGATAGAAGAAGGCATGATAGAGAATGCGCAGCAAATAGATATTTATGGAGGGCAAGAGTTTCTTGACGGTATAAAGTCACTAGAAAAGTCTAAGAATATCTACGTCTATTGTCGTTCTGGTAAACGTAGCGTACAAGCATGTATGCTTATGGAGCAAGAGGGCTTTGAAAATACCTACAATCTTTTAGGCGGGTATATGGAATGGGAAAAAAATGCATAA
- a CDS encoding rhodanese-like domain-containing protein → MKVFKLVVATIIAFSLSSCQESISKTQKMAEASSAQKAQTSNVELVGVQSFASAIEGDNIQLIDVRTESEWQRGHIEGARHFEMKNPDWDKQVETLDKELPVYVYCAKGGRSAFCAQQLKDAGFKQIIDLEGGVTAWEAAGKSLK, encoded by the coding sequence ATGAAAGTATTTAAATTAGTAGTTGCTACCATCATAGCGTTTTCATTGAGCTCTTGTCAAGAGTCTATTTCAAAAACTCAAAAAATGGCTGAAGCATCTAGTGCGCAAAAGGCTCAAACCTCTAATGTTGAACTAGTGGGCGTCCAGTCTTTTGCTAGCGCCATAGAGGGTGATAACATACAGTTAATTGATGTTCGCACAGAAAGCGAGTGGCAGCGTGGGCACATAGAAGGAGCTAGACATTTTGAAATGAAAAACCCTGATTGGGATAAGCAAGTTGAAACATTAGATAAAGAATTGCCCGTATATGTATACTGTGCAAAGGGAGGTCGCAGTGCCTTTTGTGCTCAGCAACTCAAAGACGCAGGGTTCAAACAAATAATTGATTTAGAAGGTGGTGTTACCGCTTGGGAAGCTGCTGGTAAGTCATTGAAGTGA
- a CDS encoding AMP-binding protein: MVELSDKYVRVHPKFKLNGHSYTIASLKNHAYEFIKEGEPYEQSVGEFILEWLDDKKYVFAQTSGSTGAPKSIKIFKIHMVHSAKATGAYFGLPEKTKALLCLPVHYIAGKMMLVRAMVLGWHIDMTQPKSNPIDNVYRRYDFCAMTPLQLDNSLSRLHLLKKLIVGGGAISAPLFHRVQGLKVKVYETYGMTETVTHIAARRVNPKKNREVPLPFKVLPKVTVNADARGCLVIKAPFVSVDPVITNDLVEVLSYKKFNWLGRIDNVINSGGVKLYPEQIEYKLASVISVPYFISSIPDDKLGERIVLFVEQEESFTFDEDLLDKSKFLPFELPKLVISLSSFQRTNTGKIQRGQTLKNYQEGKEK, from the coding sequence ATGGTTGAATTATCAGACAAATATGTGAGGGTACATCCTAAGTTTAAGCTTAACGGTCATTCTTATACAATTGCCTCTCTTAAAAATCATGCTTATGAGTTTATAAAAGAAGGTGAACCCTACGAGCAATCTGTGGGAGAGTTTATATTAGAGTGGCTTGATGATAAAAAATATGTATTTGCACAGACGTCTGGATCTACAGGTGCTCCAAAATCAATAAAGATTTTTAAAATCCATATGGTACATAGCGCAAAAGCAACAGGTGCCTATTTTGGTCTGCCAGAGAAAACAAAAGCGCTTTTATGTCTTCCTGTTCACTACATAGCAGGAAAGATGATGCTCGTGAGAGCGATGGTTTTAGGTTGGCATATTGACATGACACAACCCAAGTCTAACCCAATAGATAATGTATACAGGCGTTATGACTTTTGCGCCATGACACCGCTACAATTAGATAATTCTTTATCGAGATTGCATTTATTAAAAAAGCTTATTGTGGGCGGTGGAGCAATATCTGCACCTCTATTCCATAGAGTTCAAGGGTTAAAAGTAAAAGTGTATGAGACCTATGGTATGACAGAAACTGTGACGCACATAGCTGCCCGTCGTGTCAATCCAAAAAAAAATAGAGAAGTCCCTTTACCATTTAAAGTCTTACCTAAAGTTACGGTAAACGCTGATGCTCGTGGTTGCTTGGTTATTAAAGCACCTTTTGTTAGTGTAGACCCTGTCATTACTAATGATCTGGTCGAAGTGCTTTCCTATAAAAAATTTAATTGGTTAGGTCGTATAGATAATGTAATAAATAGTGGTGGTGTAAAGCTATACCCTGAACAAATTGAATATAAACTTGCTTCTGTGATTTCAGTTCCTTATTTCATTTCTAGCATACCTGATGACAAGTTAGGAGAACGTATAGTGCTTTTTGTAGAACAAGAAGAATCTTTCACATTTGATGAGGATCTTTTAGATAAATCAAAATTTTTACCTTTCGAATTACCAAAACTTGTTATTTCATTATCTTCTTTTCAGCGTACAAATACGGGTAAAATACAACGAGGGCAAACTCTTAAAAATTATCAAGAAGGAAAAGAAAAGTAG
- a CDS encoding ABC-F family ATP-binding cassette domain-containing protein: MNYLSVEQVSKSFGERVLFKNISFGINKDQKIGFVAKNGSGKTSLLNIIAGLEAPDDGQVVSRKGITISFLPQEPDLDPTLSVEETIFAGDNPILKTIANYEKALLHMEDADAYQKAFDAMEAAQAWDFETKYKQILFKLKLDDMDRKVELLSGGQKKRLALAQMMLTNPDLAILDEPTNHLDLEMIEWLEDYFRTENITLFMVTHDRYFLENVCNEIVELEDGVLYNYKGNYAYYLENKEARIATFETETGKAKQLYKKELEWMRRQPKARTTKSKSRIDDFAEIKDRAHKRRNDNTVELEINMERMGSKILEFHKISKSYGDLQLLNQFEYVFKTGERIGIIGKNGTGKTTFLNIMTGAIAPDAGKVVVGETIKFGYYTQKGITIKEGQKVIDVIKEFGDHIPLKKGRTISAGQLLERFLFDRKKQYDYVEKLSGGERKRLYLCTIFIQNPNFLILDEPTNDLDVVTLNVLEQFLLDFPGCLVVVSHDRYFMDKIVDHLFVFKGDAVVEDFPGNYSDFRAYEGNLDFAKSGENKVATAILNNTTKKEDQQEVTVAKNWKEKQHAGALTYNEQKEHVKLEREIAKLEREKEDKQKDFLNPDLTQDQITEKSIKLQKIIDAIEEKEERWFELSAKAEG; the protein is encoded by the coding sequence ATGAATTATCTATCTGTCGAGCAAGTTTCAAAATCATTTGGAGAGCGTGTGCTTTTTAAAAATATTTCCTTTGGGATCAATAAAGATCAAAAAATAGGTTTTGTAGCAAAAAACGGTTCTGGAAAAACCTCGTTACTTAATATTATTGCTGGCCTGGAAGCTCCAGATGATGGTCAAGTGGTAAGCAGAAAAGGAATAACCATTTCATTTTTACCACAAGAACCAGACCTCGATCCTACACTATCTGTAGAGGAAACCATCTTTGCAGGAGACAACCCAATTCTCAAAACGATTGCAAATTATGAGAAGGCATTGCTTCATATGGAAGATGCAGATGCATACCAAAAAGCCTTTGATGCGATGGAGGCTGCTCAAGCTTGGGATTTTGAAACAAAATATAAACAAATCCTTTTCAAGCTTAAGTTAGATGATATGGATCGTAAAGTAGAACTACTAAGTGGAGGGCAAAAAAAACGTCTTGCGCTTGCACAAATGATGCTCACTAATCCAGATCTTGCCATTCTAGATGAGCCCACTAACCACTTAGACCTTGAGATGATTGAGTGGCTGGAAGATTACTTTCGCACGGAGAACATCACACTTTTTATGGTCACTCACGATCGTTATTTTCTAGAAAATGTATGTAACGAAATTGTAGAGCTAGAAGATGGGGTTCTTTATAACTACAAAGGGAATTATGCGTATTACTTAGAAAATAAAGAAGCTCGCATCGCTACGTTTGAGACTGAAACGGGTAAAGCAAAGCAACTTTACAAAAAAGAATTAGAATGGATGCGTCGCCAGCCTAAAGCACGTACCACAAAATCTAAGTCTCGCATAGATGATTTTGCAGAGATTAAAGATAGAGCACATAAACGACGTAATGACAATACAGTTGAGCTTGAGATCAATATGGAACGCATGGGAAGTAAAATTCTAGAGTTCCATAAAATAAGTAAATCTTACGGTGATTTACAGCTTTTAAATCAGTTTGAATATGTATTTAAAACTGGTGAACGCATTGGTATTATAGGTAAAAATGGCACTGGAAAAACCACCTTTTTAAATATAATGACTGGAGCAATAGCTCCAGATGCTGGAAAAGTAGTTGTAGGAGAAACTATAAAGTTTGGCTATTACACTCAGAAAGGGATTACTATAAAGGAAGGCCAGAAAGTCATTGATGTGATTAAAGAATTTGGTGATCATATTCCTTTAAAAAAGGGACGCACTATCTCTGCTGGACAATTATTAGAGCGTTTCCTGTTTGACCGTAAAAAGCAATATGATTATGTAGAAAAACTAAGCGGTGGGGAGCGTAAACGCTTGTATCTCTGCACTATTTTTATACAAAACCCTAACTTTTTAATACTTGATGAACCTACAAATGATCTAGACGTGGTCACTCTTAATGTGCTAGAACAATTTTTATTAGATTTTCCTGGTTGCTTAGTGGTAGTGTCTCACGATCGCTACTTTATGGATAAAATTGTAGACCACCTATTTGTATTTAAGGGAGATGCTGTGGTTGAAGATTTTCCTGGAAATTACAGTGACTTTAGAGCCTATGAAGGAAATCTTGATTTCGCAAAAAGTGGAGAAAATAAAGTTGCTACTGCAATTTTAAATAACACTACAAAAAAAGAAGATCAGCAAGAAGTGACCGTTGCAAAAAATTGGAAAGAAAAACAGCATGCAGGAGCACTTACTTATAATGAACAAAAAGAACACGTAAAACTAGAAAGAGAGATCGCAAAACTAGAACGTGAAAAAGAAGATAAACAAAAAGACTTTTTAAATCCTGATCTCACTCAAGACCAGATCACTGAAAAAAGTATCAAACTTCAAAAAATCATTGATGCCATAGAAGAAAAGGAAGAACGTTGGTTTGAATTGAGCGCAAAAGCAGAAGGTTAA
- a CDS encoding CPBP family intramembrane glutamic endopeptidase yields MFIEQAYKGENETWKFILITIMTMGIFILNLLFFIFTDMDTEKAMDDMMQLFPSKNLFLAFNLAVFVPILGLLFLLVWALHKRSILTLTTARKKIDWGRIFFSFMMVFVYTVGSFAVIYYFTPEDYILQFDAGKFITLVIIGLILFPFQIGLEEWLFRGYVMQQVGIMVRNKWFPLLLTSFLFGIFHFANPEVAALGPITMVFYIGTGLLLGIMTLMDDGLELALGFHFGNNFLAATLLTFEYSALQTDALFKSVASETTGGELVLPVLIIYPIFLLILAKKYKWSNWKEKLTGKVSPPLAITNDSQV; encoded by the coding sequence ATGTTTATAGAACAAGCGTACAAAGGTGAAAATGAAACTTGGAAGTTTATCCTCATTACTATAATGACAATGGGAATTTTTATTCTCAATTTATTGTTTTTTATTTTTACAGATATGGATACTGAGAAGGCTATGGATGATATGATGCAGCTATTTCCTTCTAAGAATTTATTTTTAGCATTCAATCTCGCGGTATTCGTTCCTATTCTTGGTTTATTATTTTTATTAGTTTGGGCATTGCATAAAAGAAGTATATTAACACTTACTACAGCTAGAAAAAAAATAGATTGGGGGAGAATATTTTTTAGTTTTATGATGGTGTTCGTGTATACGGTAGGGAGCTTTGCTGTTATCTATTATTTTACTCCAGAAGATTACATCCTTCAATTTGATGCTGGGAAATTTATAACGCTTGTGATCATAGGGTTAATTCTATTTCCATTTCAAATAGGTTTAGAAGAGTGGTTATTTAGAGGTTACGTAATGCAGCAAGTTGGAATAATGGTAAGAAACAAGTGGTTCCCATTATTGTTAACCTCATTTCTATTTGGGATATTTCACTTTGCAAACCCTGAGGTTGCTGCGTTAGGTCCAATAACTATGGTGTTTTATATTGGGACGGGTTTATTGCTAGGTATAATGACTTTGATGGACGATGGTTTAGAACTGGCTTTAGGATTTCACTTTGGAAATAATTTTCTTGCAGCTACATTATTGACGTTTGAGTATTCTGCTTTGCAAACAGATGCACTTTTTAAATCTGTAGCTTCAGAAACAACTGGCGGAGAACTGGTACTTCCAGTATTAATAATATATCCTATCTTCTTATTAATTCTAGCAAAAAAATATAAGTGGAGTAACTGGAAAGAAAAACTTACAGGAAAAGTGTCACCTCCACTTGCTATTACAAATGATTCTCAAGTTTAA
- a CDS encoding nucleotide exchange factor GrpE yields the protein MATEDKTQDNTVDEAAQEQFVHEAEDTSKTTQEDTTKEVQEERSELEIAQDELEKEKDKFLRLFAEFENYKRRTTKERIELYKTAGQEVIQSMLPVVDDFDRALKDFSDDKDDVHVKGMVLISNKLKETLKSKGLEEVEVKAGDAFDADQHEAITQIPAPNKKLVGKIVDVVEKGYKLGEKIIRFPKVVTGK from the coding sequence ATGGCAACAGAAGATAAAACACAAGACAACACCGTAGATGAAGCTGCACAAGAGCAGTTTGTTCACGAAGCAGAAGATACTTCAAAAACTACACAAGAAGACACAACAAAAGAGGTGCAAGAAGAGCGTAGTGAGCTTGAAATTGCTCAAGATGAGCTGGAAAAGGAGAAGGATAAATTTCTTCGTCTTTTTGCCGAGTTTGAAAATTACAAACGCCGTACAACAAAGGAGCGTATTGAGTTATATAAAACAGCAGGACAAGAGGTCATACAATCTATGCTTCCCGTTGTCGATGATTTTGATCGTGCATTAAAAGACTTTAGCGATGATAAAGACGATGTGCATGTTAAAGGAATGGTTTTAATAAGTAATAAGCTTAAAGAAACGCTTAAGTCTAAAGGACTTGAAGAGGTGGAAGTAAAGGCGGGAGACGCTTTTGATGCAGATCAACATGAGGCAATTACTCAGATCCCTGCGCCTAATAAGAAATTAGTAGGGAAGATTGTTGATGTAGTAGAAAAGGGTTACAAGCTAGGAGAAAAAATTATTCGTTTCCCTAAAGTGGTAACAGGCAAATAA
- a CDS encoding START-like domain-containing protein has translation MSSKQKYEIEFVVHASPSLLYQYMATPSGMSEWFADNVNSRGEFYTFIWDGSEEKAKLLTKRSGERIRFQWLDDEGEDYFFELRIQVDEITKDVSLIITDFAEEDEVDEGKMFWENQISELKQVIGSV, from the coding sequence ATGAGTAGTAAACAAAAATACGAGATAGAGTTTGTAGTACATGCGTCTCCATCTCTTTTATATCAATATATGGCGACTCCATCAGGTATGAGCGAGTGGTTTGCAGATAATGTAAACTCTAGAGGAGAATTTTATACATTTATTTGGGATGGTAGTGAAGAAAAAGCAAAACTTCTTACAAAGAGAAGTGGAGAACGTATCAGATTCCAATGGTTAGACGATGAGGGAGAGGATTATTTTTTCGAATTGCGTATACAAGTAGATGAGATCACTAAAGACGTATCCCTTATTATTACAGACTTTGCAGAAGAAGATGAGGTAGATGAAGGAAAAATGTTTTGGGAAAATCAAATATCAGAACTTAAGCAGGTCATAGGTTCTGTCTAA
- a CDS encoding o-succinylbenzoate synthase: MVEAQYKKYILNFKSPSGTSRGILRTKETWYLIIKNSESVGVGECGILRGLSYDDRPDYEEKLKWTCANIHKGPEFLWEALIEYPSIQAGVEMAFLSLRGSDPFTLFSSQFTEAQGIIQINGLVWMGDEQFMKDQIHEKLEAGFNCIKMKIGAIDFNEEFKLLSSIRNQFDKDAITLRVDANGGFAFAKAKEVLSQLATLDIHSIEQPIAVNHWEEMGELCATTPVPIALDEELIGVVDVTKKRLLLQTINPQYIILKPSFIGGFRGSEQWIDIAETENIGWWITSALESNIGLNAIAQWTYKLKAKGPQGLGTGSLFTNNITSPLEVKNGTLQINPKMHWDFKFN; this comes from the coding sequence ATGGTAGAGGCTCAATACAAGAAATATATTCTAAATTTTAAATCTCCTAGCGGTACTTCTCGAGGTATATTACGTACTAAAGAGACTTGGTACTTAATCATAAAAAACTCAGAAAGTGTGGGGGTTGGAGAGTGCGGGATTTTGAGAGGGCTTAGTTATGATGATAGACCAGATTATGAGGAAAAATTAAAGTGGACGTGTGCAAACATCCACAAAGGACCAGAATTCCTGTGGGAGGCTCTTATAGAATACCCTAGTATCCAAGCAGGCGTAGAGATGGCTTTTTTATCCTTAAGAGGTTCAGATCCGTTTACGCTTTTTTCATCACAATTTACAGAAGCCCAAGGTATTATCCAAATAAATGGTTTGGTTTGGATGGGGGATGAGCAGTTTATGAAAGACCAGATACATGAAAAACTAGAGGCTGGTTTTAATTGTATTAAAATGAAAATTGGAGCGATTGATTTTAATGAAGAATTCAAATTACTTTCCTCTATTAGAAATCAATTTGATAAAGATGCCATTACCTTACGAGTAGATGCAAATGGCGGTTTTGCTTTCGCGAAAGCAAAAGAAGTCCTTTCACAATTAGCCACTTTAGATATTCATTCAATTGAACAACCCATAGCGGTAAATCACTGGGAAGAAATGGGTGAGCTTTGTGCTACGACACCAGTACCTATTGCTCTTGATGAAGAACTTATTGGTGTTGTTGATGTAACAAAAAAGCGTTTGCTTCTACAAACTATCAATCCCCAATACATTATACTTAAACCAAGTTTTATAGGTGGTTTTAGAGGGAGTGAGCAGTGGATAGATATTGCAGAGACAGAAAACATAGGTTGGTGGATCACCTCTGCTTTAGAAAGTAATATAGGACTTAACGCCATAGCTCAATGGACTTATAAACTAAAAGCAAAAGGCCCGCAAGGTCTGGGAACCGGAAGTCTATTTACAAATAATATCACTTCACCACTTGAAGTAAAAAATGGTACATTACAAATCAATCCTAAAATGCATTGGGATTTTAAATTTAATTAG
- a CDS encoding O-methyltransferase translates to MIRDLHTVIAYLKWLPKTFHLHGIHSPFIFNLEKKVLRGISKDSIKSELLSYQKSLLNNNKTITVRDYGYGSRVFNSEKRAVRRIVKVAGATQKRRLLLQRLVHHFRPSETLELGTSLGLATTALAIENKSIVTSIEGCRETAAEAQKNIRTGPYQNVTIICDTFENGIKSLNHKTFDLIYFDGNHSKKATLAYFQKLLPTVNKKTVWIFDDIHWSPGMTQAWEEIKGNKNVTATVDCFWFGMVFFRPEQAKEDFYIRL, encoded by the coding sequence GTGATAAGAGATTTACATACCGTCATCGCATACTTAAAATGGCTACCTAAGACCTTCCATCTTCATGGCATACACAGCCCATTTATTTTTAATCTTGAAAAAAAGGTGTTACGGGGTATCTCAAAAGATTCTATAAAGAGCGAACTACTATCTTACCAAAAGAGTCTTTTAAATAATAATAAAACTATTACGGTAAGAGACTACGGTTATGGTTCTAGAGTTTTTAATTCTGAGAAGCGTGCTGTTAGAAGGATTGTAAAAGTGGCAGGTGCCACTCAAAAGCGACGACTTCTTTTACAACGCTTAGTTCACCATTTTAGACCTAGTGAAACTTTAGAACTAGGTACCTCACTAGGTCTCGCTACAACGGCCTTAGCTATAGAAAACAAGAGTATCGTAACTAGTATAGAAGGTTGTAGAGAAACCGCTGCAGAGGCTCAAAAAAATATACGTACGGGGCCTTATCAAAATGTTACAATCATTTGTGACACTTTTGAAAACGGAATTAAAAGTTTAAATCACAAGACCTTTGACCTTATTTACTTTGATGGAAATCATTCTAAGAAAGCCACGCTAGCTTATTTTCAAAAATTATTACCTACGGTCAATAAGAAGACTGTGTGGATATTTGACGACATACACTGGTCACCAGGTATGACACAAGCGTGGGAAGAAATAAAAGGAAACAAAAATGTTACTGCTACAGTTGATTGTTTTTGGTTTGGAATGGTGTTTTTTAGACCAGAACAAGCAAAAGAAGACTTTTATATCAGATTGTAA
- a CDS encoding YqgE/AlgH family protein, producing the protein MILTPTKGHLLIAEPSVLGDVSFNRSVILLANHNKEGSVGFILNKPLDVTLCDLIEGVDSCDIPIYNGGPVEQDNIYFIHTVPELLEGSQEISSGIYWGGDFEKAIDLILNKKISTDSIKFFLGYSGWASHQLEEELEEHTWVIQKNTSQVELLKVNDQAFWRDKIIELGGSYPIWSNAPENPQYN; encoded by the coding sequence ATGATACTAACACCAACCAAAGGTCACTTATTGATAGCAGAACCATCTGTTCTAGGAGATGTTTCATTTAATAGGTCTGTCATATTATTAGCAAATCATAATAAGGAAGGATCTGTAGGCTTTATTCTAAACAAGCCTTTAGATGTAACTTTATGTGATTTAATTGAAGGTGTCGATTCTTGTGATATACCTATTTATAATGGAGGTCCTGTAGAGCAGGATAATATTTATTTTATCCATACGGTTCCAGAATTACTAGAAGGAAGTCAGGAAATTTCTAGCGGTATTTATTGGGGTGGTGATTTTGAAAAAGCTATTGATCTTATTTTAAATAAGAAAATAAGTACTGACTCTATCAAATTTTTCCTAGGCTATAGTGGCTGGGCTAGTCATCAATTAGAGGAGGAGCTCGAAGAGCACACTTGGGTTATACAGAAAAACACCTCTCAGGTTGAGCTACTTAAAGTAAATGATCAAGCTTTCTGGAGAGATAAGATCATAGAATTAGGTGGCTCTTACCCAATTTGGTCTAACGCCCCAGAAAATCCGCAATACAACTAA